The Pseudomonas cucumis sequence CAGCGGCTGCAAGTGCAGGAAGCTGGCATCGCTTTCGTCGGCTTCGGCGATCAGGTAACGGCTGGTGCCAAGCTGGGCATTGGTGCCCGCGGCATTCAGACGACCACCGATAACGAATGTCGGGTCCAGGCCACCAGCGGCGAACACCGAAGCGATCAGGCTGGTGGTCGTAGTTTTGCCGTGGGTACCGGCGACGGCGATGCCGTGGCGGTAGCGCATCAGTTCGGCCAGCATCTCGGCACGCGGCACCACCGGAATCCGGCGTTCCAGGGCGGTGGCGACTTCCGGGTTGGAAGTGTTCACAGCGCTGGAGGTGACCAGCACATCGGCGTTCGCGGCGTTCTCGGCACGGTGGCCGATATAGATGTGGGCACCGAAGGATTCCAGGCGCTCGGTCACCGGCGAAGCTTTCAGGTCGGAACCGGACACTTCATAGCCCAGGTTCAGCAACACTTCGGCGATGCCGCACATGCCCACGCCGCCGATACCGACGAAGTGGATGCGACGGATGCGGCGCATTTCCGGGTGCGGCATGGCTTTCTTGTTCTCAACCATGGGCCACCTCCAGGCAGGTATCGACCACGTTACGAGTGGCATCGGGTTTGGCCAGGCGGCGTGCCGCGGTGGCCATGTCGTTGAGTCGTTGCGGTTGCATCAAGACCTCTGTCAGGCGAGCGGCAAGATCCGCTGCGCCAGTCGTTCTTTGCGGCATCAGGAAGGCAGCGCCTTCACGGGCCAAATAATCGGCGTTACGGGTCTGGTGATCGTCGATCGCGTGGGGCAAAGGCACCAGCATCGAGGGCAGACCGGCAGCCGCCAGTTCACTGATGGTCAATGCGCCTGCGCGGCACACCACCAGGTCGGCCCAGCCATAGGCTTGGGCCATGTCTTTGATGAAAGGCTGCACTTGCGCCTCGACGCCAGCCGCGCGATAGCGCTCTGCAGTCACTTCATCGTGGTTTTTGCCGGCCTGATGAAACACGTCCGGCCGCAGGTCGGGGGCGACTTGCGACAGGGCTTCAGGCAGCAACTTGTTCAACGGCTCTGCGCCCAGGCTTCCGCCCAGGATCAGCAAACGCGCCTTGCGACCGGCCAGGGCAGGTCGCGGTGTTTCGAGGAACAGCTCGGTGCGCACCGGGTTACCGGTGGTACGACGGCTGTTCGACAGGGTAAAGGTGTCGGGGAACGCTTCACAGACTCGGGCGGCCAACGGCACCAGCAACCGATTGGCGGTACCGGCTACGGCGTTCTGCTCATGAACGATGACCGGTACTCCGGCCAGTCTGGCTGCAACGCCGCCGGGACCGGTCACAAAACCACCGAAGCCGACCACACACACCGGCCGCAGTTGACGAATGATCGCCCGCGCCTGCCAGATCGACTTGAGCAACATGAACGGCGCCTTGAGCAGGGACAATTTGCCCTTGCCGCGCAAACCGCTGACGTGGATTCGATGCAATTGAAGGCCGGCCGCTGGCACCAGATCGTTTTCGATCCCGCGCGGCGTGCCGAGCCAGTGCACGGTGTAACCGCGGGCCTGGAACTCGCGAGCGCAGGCCAATGCCGGGAACACGTGGCCCCCGGTGCCGCCAGCCATGATCAATACGTTAGCGCCCATGGGTCGGCTCCTCGGCGAAGTCGCTCTCATGGAACTCCATCTCTTCACTGCCCAAATGGGTTCGACTCTCCCACTCGATGCGCAACAACAAGCCAAGACAGGCACAGCAGATCACCAACGAACTGCCGCCATAACTGAGGAATGGCAGGGTCAGACCTTTGGTTGGCAGCAGGCCGACGTTCACCCCGATGTTGATCAGGAACTGACCAATCCACAGGAACGACAAGCCATACGCGATATAGGCAGCGAAGAATTGCTTGGCCTTCTCGGCCCAATAACCGATGTACATGCCACGAATACAGACAAAGACGAACAGCGCTACCGTGCACAAGGAACCCACGGCACCCAGTTCTTCGGCCAGGACCGAGAACACGAAGTCGGTGTGGGCTTCCGGCAGGTAGAACTGTTTCTGCACGCTGTTGCCCAGGCCAACGCCCAGCCATTCGCCGCGACCGAAAGCGATCAAGGCTTGAGACAACTGATAGCCAGCACCGAACTGGTCAGCCCATGGGTCCGCGAAGTTGGTCAGGCGCGCCATTCGATACGGCTGCATTTGAATCAACAACACCACTGCACCGACAGCCAGGACAACCATCAAGGAAAAACGGAACAGCCCGACCCCGCCGAGGAACAGCATCGCCGCAGCAGCCCCCATCATCACGACGGTGGCACCGAAGTCCGGTTCCATCAGCAACAGACCCG is a genomic window containing:
- the murG gene encoding undecaprenyldiphospho-muramoylpentapeptide beta-N-acetylglucosaminyltransferase, which produces MGANVLIMAGGTGGHVFPALACAREFQARGYTVHWLGTPRGIENDLVPAAGLQLHRIHVSGLRGKGKLSLLKAPFMLLKSIWQARAIIRQLRPVCVVGFGGFVTGPGGVAARLAGVPVIVHEQNAVAGTANRLLVPLAARVCEAFPDTFTLSNSRRTTGNPVRTELFLETPRPALAGRKARLLILGGSLGAEPLNKLLPEALSQVAPDLRPDVFHQAGKNHDEVTAERYRAAGVEAQVQPFIKDMAQAYGWADLVVCRAGALTISELAAAGLPSMLVPLPHAIDDHQTRNADYLAREGAAFLMPQRTTGAADLAARLTEVLMQPQRLNDMATAARRLAKPDATRNVVDTCLEVAHG
- the ftsW gene encoding putative lipid II flippase FtsW, which produces MSLLNIIKPYPSPIITGRGIDLDFPMLAGCLALLGLGLVMIASASTEVAAVQSGSALYYMIRHLIYVVLGLGACIVTMMIPIATWQRLGWLMLIGAFGLLVMVIIPGIGREVNGSMRWIGFSFFNVQPSEIAKVFVVIYLAGYLVRRQKEVRESWMGFFKPFIVLLPMAGLLLMEPDFGATVVMMGAAAAMLFLGGVGLFRFSLMVVLAVGAVVLLIQMQPYRMARLTNFADPWADQFGAGYQLSQALIAFGRGEWLGVGLGNSVQKQFYLPEAHTDFVFSVLAEELGAVGSLCTVALFVFVCIRGMYIGYWAEKAKQFFAAYIAYGLSFLWIGQFLINIGVNVGLLPTKGLTLPFLSYGGSSLVICCACLGLLLRIEWESRTHLGSEEMEFHESDFAEEPTHGR